The sequence below is a genomic window from Haemophilus pittmaniae.
CGTAATCCTAATTCTAAACCGACTTGTCTGCAGTAACGATATTCCACTTCATTAATGGAATGGCCTCCCCAACATACCACCAAATTTGGCGATTCGCCGACAATCAACGCTTTCGCATTACGTAAAATGGAAAACACCAAATTGGTGATGCCTTTGCCATCGAGTTTGGCGGTGTCGTGGTTGAGCACATTGACAAATAAAATATCGCGTAGTACGGCAAACAAGTGATATTGAATATTCAGCATCATTTTGTCATCTACAAAGGCGCTTTCCGGTGGATTGTGCAATTCTAGCGATACTCCGCGTTCTTTGGTGACCAGATAAATATCGAAGTCTGAATAGCGGGCTAGCAGGGTGCGGCTGTCATCGCTGATCGCACCGGAATTGAGCACCGCCAGTGAACAGTTACGATACAGGGCATAGAGTGATGACTGGGCTTTTTTGGCCAGTTGTTCCATTTCAATATGGGACAATTGATCCATGCTGCCTTTGGGATTAACTAAATGAATGTTTGACATAAAAATCCTTATTGTCGGGCAAGGCGTAAATTTTGCGGAATTTCCTCAAAGTTGGAACGGAATGGATTGATATCCAATCCACCACGGCGCGTATAACGCGCATAGACGGTGAGTTTTTCTGGTTTGGCGTAATGCATCAAATCACAGAAAATACGCTCCACACACTGCTCGTGAAACTCATTATGTTGACGGAAAGACACAATGTAGCGGAGAAGTTTTTCGCGATCGATTTGTTTACCCACATAATGAATTTGCACGGTTCCCCAATCGGGCTGGCTAGTGATAAGACAATTGGATTTCAATAAATGGCTCACTAAGGATTCTTCTACCATATTATCGGACGTACAATTTTGCAAAATATCCGCATTAAATTCGTAGCTGTGGATTTCGATATCCTGTTCGTCAATGCAATCGCCCGTTAACGTATCGATGGCTTGTTCTTGATAATTGGATAATGGATTTAAACGCACTTTGACCTCGCCTTTAGCACAAGCACTTAGATCTTCACGCATAGTGCGTTCTACGCTAGCAAAATCAGCAAATTTGCTTTGGTTAAAGCTGTTTAAATAGAGTTTAAAGCTTTTTGATTCAATTAAATTTTCACTGCGATAATCAATTTCCACATCGGCAATAGCCACTTGTGGCAACCCTTTTGGGTTTAACCAAGAAATTTCATAGGCTGTCCAAATATCCGCCCCTTGGGTAAATGGCTGTTGTTCGGTTATACCTAAGCCATCACGATTGAGTTTACGAGGCACTGGTTGTAACAAAGTACGGTCATAATTCGCAGCATATTCTGTTGCTTGACCGAGTTTTAAGGATTGAAGGCTTTTATCTTGATAGTTCATTTGTTTTCCTAAATGACGAAAGCGTTATAAAAAATTCCACGACAGATTCGATACTAATCGACATTGGTCGCATTTAAAGTAAATTACATCAAATAGTGGCACGTCTAATGCCCAATCGCCACCACAATACGGGCAGCAGCGTTGTTGTTCCGATTTTAAAGAATGGCCACCGACACGGTATAAATAATAATAGGTCGGTATGCTGCTTTCCTTTTCGATTTCAGCAGCAAGGTAGCGTCCATGTTTGCTGAGCGTGCTATTAACCTCGGAGATTTCGCTTAATGATTCTTTTTCTAAAGCCGAACCATTCATTTGCAACTGATCACAAGCCTGCCAATTTTCCTGCCATTTAATCAAATCTTGGCTTAAGTGCGGTTGATTTTTTAGCTGTTTATAAAGTGGGATTGGGGAAAAATCTTCTCCACTATGCAATGGCGAGCAAGATTGTAAATGCGTGGTGTAGAGCATCTGCCATGCAGGTCGGCTACATTCAGCTGTACTGTCAGCATTTAAATCATCGGCAATAATTTGAAAACCTTGAAAATTTAGACCGCACTTTTCAGCATTTTCCATCGCCAGATTCACAGTTTGGTTATTATTCTCGGGTAAAAGGCTATCTTGCTCAGGGCAAATAACGCGCATTGCAAAACCTTGTTCGCCATCTTCTTCCGTTAAATAAAGCGGAATTTCACGGCCGATAATTTGCCCGTTATAACGCCATTGGTCGATGATTGCATTGAGCAAACGGCTTTGTTGGCCAATGTCGTTTTCTAAGGCGGTCAATTTAAAAAAAGGTTCGATCAGATACATAATTACAGATTGTGCAAGATTTCTTCAATTTGTTTTAAACCGTTTAAGCGGGTTTCACTTAAGCGAGAGGCAATACCGAGATCATCAAAAAATTGACGGATATTAAATTGTTGTAGTTGATTATTGGTTTGTCCATTGATGTTTTGTAGCAACAACCATAATAAACCATTCATAATGCGCGCTTCGCTGTAAGCTTCAAATTGAAACGTGCCGTCATTTTGTGGAATGGTCTTAAACCAAAGCCCTGCTTCGCAGCCTTGAATTGATCGCATTTGAGTTAATTCATCTGGAGAGGGGGAAGAGAGATGCTTACCAGCTTGAATAATAAAACGGTAGCGATCTTCCCAATTTTTTGCCTGTTTAATGTTTTCTAGCATGTTAATAACTCTAAGGATTTATCTAGTGCAGCAAAAAAAGCGTCCACATCTTGTGGGCTGTTATAAGGCGCAAAAGAAAGTCGTAGTGTAGTGCGCTCACCAAGGCGGGCTAAATAAGGTTGTGCACAATGTTCACCAACGCGCAATGCAATTTTTTGTTCACTTAATAGGGTAGCAAGATCTGACGTCGCAATCCCATCAAAAACAAAACAGACTACAGAACTTGGTTGCGGTGAATTGAATAAACGACAATTCGGATAGTTTTTTAACCGCGCTTTACTTTGTTCAGCAAGCTCAACAGTATGAGCTTCAGCTGCCTGAATATCCCATTTTTTGAGCCAATTTAGCACCGCCCCAAAACCAATCACGCCCGCAATATTCGGTGTACCAGCCTCTAGTCGATAAGGCAAATTGGCAAAGGTAATACATTCATGGGATACGCGCTCAATCATTTTTCCACCGTAAAAAAGTGGTTGTAGCAGGGAAAGCGAGCTCAATTTTCCGCTTAATATGCCAATGCCATTTGGCCCATAAATTTTGTGTGCAGAAAAGGCGATAAAATCCGCATCTAATGCCTGCAAATCAATCTGTATATGACTAATAGCCTGAGCGGCATCCACTAAAACGAGCGCATTACTATGTTGGCGGATTAGTCGAATTAAATGCTGGATATGTTGTTCCGTTCCCGTTACGTTGGAAACAAAATTGAGTGCGACTAATTTGGTTTTCTCATTCAATGCTGCAATTAAGGCATTTTCATCAATTAACCAATTATCCAAAATAGGCAACACTTGAATTTTCGCCCCACATTTTTTCGCTGTTTCATGCCAAGTAACATAATTAGCATGATGATCTGCTTGACTAATTAAAATCTCATCATCCGCATGCAAAGAGGGGAGTAAACCATTGGCAACTAAATTAATGCTATGAGTCGTCCCAGAAGTCCAGATTACGGCTTTTTCATCTTCCGCATTAATTAAGGTTTTGACTAGGTGACGAGCATTTTCATATTGTGCTGTTTGTGCAGCTTCATATTGGCTACGGTGTACGGAGCCGGCCGATTGGTAGAATGCATTTGTTGCATCGATTAATGCCTGAGGCTTTAATGCTGTCGCTGCATTATCCAAATAAACCACGGCATTTGCTGTTTGAAAATAAGGGAATTCTCGTTTAAATGATAAGTAATCGAAAGCCATAGTTACTCTCCGTGTTTGCCTGCTTTGTTCTGTTTGCGCCATTCATAAGGGGCGATAGGGTTGGGATCTCGCCATAAACCGATTTTTTGTTGTTGGGCCAAATCCTGTGCTTGAAAGTAGATTTTGTTTTTAGCGTATTGCGGGTAAACCCAAGCCATGCCATGTTTTACCATCTCTAAATTGATATTCTGTTCTTGAAAATAAACGGTAACCAGAATTCGCTGATAACGATCATAGCCAGAAACTGACAACGTCACATTTCTTTTATATATAAGCCGAGAAAGGTATTGTTTAGCTTTATTACCAAAGGGTTGGCGTTTTTCCGGTGCATCAATTTCCTGCAAACGTACTTTTAATTGTTTTTTCGTAGGTAACAAGCAGGTAATTGTATCTCCATCACTGATACCTACGACCCAACAATCAATTTGCCGGAAGGCAAAAGCATCGGTGGTAAACATTAACAGGGCTAATAGGAAAAGATTTTTTTTAAGCATTTTTTGATCGGTTTCGGTTTTTTACCTAAAAAGGGTAGCCAAAGGGCTAAAAGAGCGTAAAATTATTTTGATTTTTTGCGAGAAAAGTTTAACAGGAAATTTATGTTACAAAAAATAATACAACTCATACGTTCCTTGGCGATTTTATACATTATGTTATTGCTCGGCAATTTGATTTCTAATTATATCCCTGCTGGGATTCCCGGCAGTATTTGGGGATTATTATTGCTGTTTTTTTGTCTTACAACCCGGTTGGTGCGATTGGAGTGGATTTATTTAGGTTCCAGTTTATTAATTCGCTTTATGGCGGTGTTGTTTGTTCCGGTTAGTGTGGGAATTATCAAATACTATGGGGTGCTGGTGGATGAAATGAAGGTGCTGCTTATCCCGAATGTGGTCAGTACTTGTCTTACCTTGGTATTTATTGGTGTACTTGCCAATTACTTGTTTCATACTCAATCCTTTGGCCATAAACGGAAAAAAGTATTGGCTAAACGCACTTCAAATAAATAGGGGCTAAGAATGCAGTATGCAATTTATCTTTATACCGCGTTAACGATTTTTGGTTTCTGGCTAGCTTTACAAATTTCTAAACGTTGGAAATCGGTTATTTTTAATACCTTTGTATTAACCGTTATTATTTTGGTACTTATTTTAGAGATTGGCGATATTCCATACGATGATTATATGACGGGGAATGCACCAATTAACAATTTGTTAGGTTTAAGTATTGTTGCGTTGGCATTGCCGCTGTATGAGCAATTACGGGAAATTGCAAAGCAATGGAAGATAATTCTTTCAGTAATTGCATTAGCTTCGCTTTTTTCGATGATAAGTGGGGCTGTGGTAGCGATTTTACTTGGCGCTTCACCGGAGATGGTAGCAACGGTATTACCAAAATCCATTACTACGCCAATTGCAATGGAGGTTTCTTCCCATTTAGGCGGTATTCCTGCGGTAACGGCGGTAGGGGTGGTGCTAGCCGGTTTACAAGGTTCTATGTTTGGTTATTTGATTTTGAAAAAATTGGGATTAAAACATCAGGAGGCTATTGGATTATCGGTGGGTTCGGTTTCCCACGCACTAGGCACAGTGAGTTGTATGGAAATCAATCCTAAGGCAGGGAGTTTCAGTTCGATTTCCCTTGTGCTTTGCGGTATTATGAGCTCCATCTTGGCTCCCTTAGTTTTTAAAATCATTTATCTATTGGTATGACAATTTTCCCTGCCGAATTTTGGACGGCTCGCTTTTTGGCCGATCCGCCCCGTGAAAAAGATCATCGTCCGCCATTTCGCCGTGACCGCGGACGTATTTTACACTCTGCAGCCTTTCGTTGTTTGCAGGCTAAAACCCAAATTCATGCGGTCGGTGAAAATGATTTTTATCGCACCCGTTTGACCCATTCTCTTGAAGTCGCACAAATCGGTAGTAGTCTTGTTTCTCAATTAAAATTTGCCGATAGCGTTAATGCACTTTCAGATCAGCTACAAATTGAAAAAAGCGAATTACAAAAGCGTCTCAAGCCTTTATTGCCAAGCAATGACTTAATTGAAAGCTTATGTTTTGCCCATGATATTGGTCATCCGCCATTTGGTCATGGAGGGGAAGTCGCGCTCAATTATATGATGCGCAATCAAGGCGGATTTGAAGGTAATGCGCAAACTTTTCGTATTCTAACCAAACTCGAGCCTTATACGGAAAATGCGGGCATGAATTTAACCCGCCGCACATTATTAGGCGTGGTTAAATATCCTTGCATCCTCGATGAAAGTTCACCGCAATATGGGCAGTTTTCAATGGATTCAGATATGCCTCCACGCCATATTAAATTACGCAATTGGAGACCGGGGAAAGGGCTCTTTCGTGATGATTTATCTATGTTCGATTGGCTATTAGCGCCACTTTCAGACGCAGATCGCTATTTATTTCGTAGTTGGCAAAAAGACCGTCTTTCACCGGAAGATTATCTGAAAAGCCGTTTTAAATCTTTAGATTGTTCAATTATGGAATTGGCGGATGATATTGCTTATGCGGTACATGATTTAGAAGATGCTATCGTGACCGGTATGGTGCATGTTCAACAATGGCAGGAAGGTTTAAATACATTATTGTCGCTCAATGTTCCTTGGTTTAATGAAAATGCAGTTGCGCTTAGTGAAAAATTATTTTCACCACGTCATTTTGAACGTAAAAATGCGATTGGTGCATTGGTTAATTTCTTTATTACGCATGTGCGTTGGCGTGAAACAGGGGATTTTACAGAGCCTTTGTTACGTTATAACGCAGAATTACCAAATGATGTGATTGCGGCATTAAATGTCTTCAAACAATTCGTGTATCAATATGTTATTTGCCATGTGGAAACCCAGCGAATTGAATATAAAGGACAACGTATTTTAACGGAAATGTTCCAGATTTTTGAATCCGATCCAGAGCGTTTGTTACCGAGCAATACGGCAAATCGTTGGAAAAGTGCACCGGATGCCGGCAAAAAACGGATCATTTGCGATTATATCGCGGGAATGTCCGATGCTTATGCATTGCGGGTTTATCATCAACTTAGCTAATTTCATCAAGGAAAAAGACCGCATTTTTTAGCCAAAACGGGTAGAATAAGCGGTCTTTTATTTTTTCCCATTATTGTTAGGAACTTATCGTGGCTTTAATCAGTTTAACCAATGCCTATTTATCCTTTAGTGACCATCCGTTGCTTGATCATGCAGACCTACATATTGAGCCAAATGAACGCGTGTGTTTAGTGGGGCGTAACGGTGCAGGTAAATCGACTTTATTAAAAATTATTGCACAGCAAGTCACCATGGATGACGGCAAAGTGCAGTATGAAAAAGATTTAGTGGTTTCCCGTTTAGAACAAGATCCGCCACGTCACGCCGAAGGCAATGTTTTCGATTATGTAGCGGAAGGGATTGAGCATTTAGCAGATTTGTTAAAGGAATATCATCATATTTCGCAAGAGTTGACACAAAATTACAACGAGCAAATTCTTAATCAACTAGCACATGTTCAGGCCAAATTAGAACACGCCAACGGTTGGCAATTTGAAAATAAAATTAATGAAGTACTCCAAAAACTAGAATTAAATCCTGATACCAAATTAGCGGATTTATCTGGCGGTTGGTTGCGTAAAGCGGCCCTTGCACGAGCTTTGGTGTGTAATCCAGATGTGTTGTTATTGGACGAACCAACTAACCACTTGGATGTGGATGCAATCGAATGGTTAGAAAACTTCTTATTAGAATTTAGCGGAAGTATAGTGTTTATTTCCCACGACCGTTCTTTTATCCGCAAAATGGCGACCCGTATTGTCGATTTGGATCGTGGTAAATTAGTGTCTTATCCTGGCGATTATGATTTATATCTCACGACGAAAGAAGAAAACTTACGTGTCGAAGCATTACAGAACGATCTTTTCGATAAGCGTTTAGCGCAAGAAGAAGTATGGATTCGTCAAGGTATTAAAGCACGTCGTACGCGTAATGAAGGCCGTGTGCGAGCTTTAAAAGCGATGCGTGAAGAACGTCGCCAACGTCGTGAAGTGATGGGTACAGCTAAGCTGCAATTAGATAATTCCAGTCGTTCCGGCAAAATTGTGTTTGAAATGGAAGATGTGAGTTATGAGATTGAAGGCAAACAGCTACTTAAAGATTTCAGCACGACCATTTTACGTGGCGATAAAATTGCTTTAGTGGGGCCAAATGGTTGCGGAAAAACTACCTTTATTAAACTTTTATTAGGTGAAATCAAGCCAACTAGCGGGCGCATTCATTGTGGTACTAAATTAGATATTGCCTATTTTGACCAATACCGGGCAGATCTTGATCCGGAAAAAACGGTGATGGACAACGTTGCTGATGGCAAGCAGGACATTGAAGTCAATGGGGTAAAACGCCACGTGTTAGGTTATTTACAGGATTTCTTATTTCCACCGAAACGAGCCATGACACCGGTTAAAGCGCTCTCCGGAGGGGAACGTAACCGCTTGTTATTGGCAAAATTATTACTAAAACCGAATAATTTACTGATTCTCGATGAACCGACCAATGATTTGGATGTAGAAACCTTAGAATTATTGGAAGAAATCCTCACCGATTATCAAGGCACATTGTTGATTGTTAGCCATGATCGTCAGTTTATTGATAACGTAGCGACTGAGTGTTATTTCTTTGAAGGTGATGGCGTATTGAATAAATACGTGGGTGGTTTCTTTGATGCGAAAGGGCAGCAAGCTAATTATTTTGCGATAAAAGCAGAGCAAGAGGCTCAAAAAGTTAAAAAAGACGCACCCAAAGTACAGGAAGCTACCATGAAAAATGAAGTAGCTTCCCAGAAACCAAAATCCGTGAAGCTTTCTTATAAAGAACAACGTGAGTTAGAGCAGTTGCCACAATTATTGGAAGAATTAGAAGATAAAATTACGGCACTGCAAGCGGAGATTGGTGATCCTAACTTTTTCCAACAAGCCCACGACATCACCGATGCTAAGTTAAAAGCATTGGCTGATAGCGAGGCGGAATTAGAAAGTGCGTTTGCCCGTTGGGAAGAATTGGAAGAAAAACAAAATCAAGCTCAGGCAAAATAGCCAGAACCGAGTTTTAAGATTAACTCTAATAAAATCAATGAGTTAGATGCTTATTTTGGAAAAACTCTAAAAACGGAAGGGGCGTTTGGCTGATAAAAGGAGAAAATAACATGGAAATTAATGAACACTTAAGCCTAATTCAAATGAATGAAATTCCGGTTGTTGTAATGAAACATACAACCGGAGAGGCAAAAATTGCTTTGCAGGGCGCACAGCTGCTCAGTTGGCAACCTGCCGGCGCGGCACAGGATGTGTTTTGGTTAAGTGAGATTGAACCCTTTAAGGCCGGACAAGCCATTCGTGGCGGTATACCGATTTGTTATCCTTGGTTTGGTCCGCGTTTCCAACCTTCGCACGGAACAGCGAGACTACGCTTGTGGCAATTAAGCGATTATCAAATTGATACGGATAAAGTGATGTTGGAATTTTCGTTATTTGATGAACAGGGTATTATCGAAGCTAAAGTACGCATGCGTTTTGCTGAAACTTGTCAAATTACCTTTACCCATTACGGACAAGACAGTGCACAAGCCGCTTTGCATAGCTATTTTCGAGTTGCGGATATTACCCATACCGAAGTACAAAATTTGCCTGAGCAATGTTTTAATCAATTGACCGGGCGGGTGCAAAATGTACCTTCTCCGCGGATAATTGATCGCGAAGTAGATTGTATTTATCACTTAGAGCAAGCCGATTCGCAAATTGTCGATCAGCGTTGGCAACGCAAGATTACAATTAGCCATCAGCAGGCCGGAGAAATCGTGTTATGGAATCCTTGGCAAAAGCCGACTAGTTCAATGAGTGAAGAGGGACATAAAAGCATGCTTTGTGTGGAAACCGCACGACTTTCCCGTCCTTTACAATTTGGTGATAGTATCGGCGTAGAGATTGCGTTTAACACATTTTAAACGTTGCAAGAGCGCGACAAATACTATAGAATCTGCCGCGTTTTTGTTCGCTTAAAAAGCATGAATTGAGTATTTGCCACTATGAGTGGTAAATTTTCGTAAAACAATTAGAGGAAAAAAATTATTAAAACCGTAAAAAAAGCACCGGCGAATAACCGCCCAAATCGCATTAATGATGAAATTCGCGTAAAAGAAGTTCGTTTGATTGACCAAGATGGTGAGCAAGCGGGTATTGTCTCAATTCAAGAGGCGTTACATATGGCTGAACAGGCCGAGCTTGATTTAGTGGAAATCAGTCCTAATGCCGAACCGCCGGTTTGCCGCATTATGAACTACGGTAAATTCCTCTACGAGAAAAGCAAAACCGCGAAAGAGCAGAAGAAAAAACAAAAAGTCGTGCAAGTGAAGGAAATTAAATTCCGCCCAGGTACTGACGAAGGCGACTACCAAGTGAAATTACGCAGCATCACCCGTTTCTTAGAAGACGGTGATAAAGTAAAAATTACGGTGCGTTTCCGTGGTCGTGAAATGGCTCACCAAGACATCGGTTTGGATGTGTTGGAGCGAGTGAAACAGGATACCGAAGAGTTGGCTGTTGTTGAATCCGCCCCGGGTAAACTGGAAGGTCGCCAAGCTATTATGGTGATTGCACCGAAGAAAAAATAATAAACAATAAAAAAAGCAACCTTCAGGTTGCTTTTTTTACGTTGTTTACTATGTATTTATTTTAGCTCTTTTAATGCCTCACAGCCTTCTTTTCTTCCCCATTCACAAGATTTTTGATAATAAAATTGCTTTTTTATAATGATTTTCGTCTTCATTAATTACGCCTAAATTATAAGACGCTACCGGGTGCTTATATTCAATTGCTTTTAAATACCACTCTTTTGCTTTAGCAACATTTTGTGGAACCTGATCACTTTCATAATAAATTAGCCCTGTCATTTTAGGGGCTGATTTTGCTTGGTTAATAGTGGAAGTGGATAAATTAACATAAGGTGCTTTAACTTTCATCGCATTAAATTTTTCATCAGCAAAGCTGCATTTTGTTTTGTTTATAGTGCCAATTGCGACTCCCGCACTTATAGAAATACCTGCACGAATAGGATCTGCTTGACTCGGTAGTGCAAATAATGCCCCCAAAGAAGCCACAATCATAAATTTAGTTTTCATAAACCATACTTTCTATAAAGAAGAATCATCGAAATTATATTGAAAAAAAACAAAGAACAAGTATAATCACAAAGTTTTTCTTTATAAATAAGAAAAACTAAAGCAAACAGGCGAACTCAGCAGCCTGAGTTGCTTTTTAGATTGTGATGCAAGTCGCAAAGTAGTGTAATTAGTGCTAGCAAGTAATTCGTAAGAATTCGCCTGATTATTCAGTTAAACCAAAAACAATGCGGAGTTTTTTAACAATGCCTAAAATTAAAACAGTACGTGGTGCTGCTAAGCGTTTCAAAAAAACAGCTTCTGGCGGTTTCAAACGTAAACAATCTCACTTACGTCATATTTTGACTAAAAAGACAACTAAACGTAAACGTCATTTACGTCATAAATCAATGGTTGCGAAAGCAGACCAAGTTTTAGTAGTAGCTTGCTTACCATACGCATAAGCCGTTATTTAAGCAAAACGTACGATTAGTTAAATTAGTTAAAAATATTACATAGGAGATTAAATAATGGCTCGTGTAAAACGTGGTGTTATTGCAAGAGCACGCCATAAGAAAGTTCTTAAGGCTGCTAAAGGTTATTATGGTGCACGTTCACGCGTGTATCGCGTTGCTTTCCAAGCGGTGATCAAAGCTGGTCAATACGCATATCGTGACCGTCGTCAACGTAAACGTCAATTCCGTCAATTATGGATTGCACGTATCAACGCTGCGGCTCGTCAAAATGGTTTATCTTACAGCAAATTTATCAACGGCTTGAAAAAAGCGTCTGTTGAAATCGACCGTAAGATCCTTGCTGATATCGCTGTATTCGACAAAGTAGCGTTTGCTGCGTTAGTAGAGAAAGCAAAATCTGCACTTTAATTTTTTAAAGTTTAGATTCAAAATTAGGACGCCCAAAGGCGTCCTTTCTTTTAGCATAAAAAAGTAATGCTCTTTACTTGCCTCATATTGATCTTGTTTCTGATAAGAAACATATGTGTAAATGACCAAGGGGAATTCACAGTATTGGGCAGTGTGCGAAGAGAGATGGTATGCTGCTTAATATCAAATCGTTGGACATTACCGTTATTAGTAAATGCTGCAGCGTGGTGAGGTCAGATGCTAGAAAAGAAAAAACCGCTATTCAAGGGAAATAGCGGTAATGTTTAAATATAAAAAACGAATAAAAAACTGCGCGTTGGCAGTGCACTAGCGCCTTATCTGACAGAGGTTTGAACAATAAGTTCCATGTTGTTCAAACTTTTTTAATTTAATGTATTAAAAGTGCGAATTTTTTCTTCAATACCTTCGCCATCCAATCCCAATTCATGCCACATTTCAGCTTGGTTACCTTGTGGAATAAAGTAATCCGGCAGACCCAGTTGTAATAACCAGTGAGCAGAGCCTTGAGCATTT
It includes:
- the infC gene encoding translation initiation factor IF-3, translating into MKTVKKAPANNRPNRINDEIRVKEVRLIDQDGEQAGIVSIQEALHMAEQAELDLVEISPNAEPPVCRIMNYGKFLYEKSKTAKEQKKKQKVVQVKEIKFRPGTDEGDYQVKLRSITRFLEDGDKVKITVRFRGREMAHQDIGLDVLERVKQDTEELAVVESAPGKLEGRQAIMVIAPKKK
- the rpmI gene encoding 50S ribosomal protein L35, with product MPKIKTVRGAAKRFKKTASGGFKRKQSHLRHILTKKTTKRKRHLRHKSMVAKADQVLVVACLPYA
- the rplT gene encoding 50S ribosomal protein L20 translates to MARVKRGVIARARHKKVLKAAKGYYGARSRVYRVAFQAVIKAGQYAYRDRRQRKRQFRQLWIARINAAARQNGLSYSKFINGLKKASVEIDRKILADIAVFDKVAFAALVEKAKSAL
- a CDS encoding sel1 repeat family protein is translated as MKTKFMIVASLGALFALPSQADPIRAGISISAGVAIGTINKTKCSFADEKFNAMKVKAPYVNLSTSTINQAKSAPKMTGLIYYESDQVPQNVAKAKEWYLKAIEYKHPVASYNLGVINEDENHYKKAILLSKIL